In the genome of Thermosphaera aggregans DSM 11486, one region contains:
- the glmS gene encoding glutamine--fructose-6-phosphate transaminase (isomerizing) has protein sequence MCGIIGACLGSQACRNLVIGEIIFNGLLRLEYRGYDSAGVAVIADELVVRKGKGKLIELNARLNFKELRGCTGIGHTRWATHGVPNDINAHPHVDCRKMFAVVHNGVLENFTELKRVLKNGGHVFASDTDTEVIPHLVEEHYYKTGNVYESFKEAVKTLKGSYAILLVTPLEPFKIFFAKKDSPLIIGLGEGFNLLASDIPAVLPHTRSVVVIRDYWVGFITPDEVFVEDLTSGRRVEVKDYIRTVEWSLSEAEKSGYPHFMLKEIYEQPRAVMETLYGALNDQLIPEAVKLLIDAGKIYVTGAGTSFHAAEHFSITGTKLAGKPIISFISSEYDTYLPATSEGDVLIVVSQSGETMDSLKALRAFKRRGARIISVSNVIDSAIPRESHITLYTRAGPEIGVAATKTFTTQTTLLTYLAVRLGEAVGRLDVGEGKEILGNIGSAGSLVKEALESAEKLAKKLATAISRSSSAYYLSRGVGVPVAKEGALKIKEVAYVHAESYPAGESKHGPIALVENSFPVVFVIPNDSYLEALLLGNIEEMKARGAYVVGVGPEGSRTMELLNEFIPVPKAHWALTPVTHTVPLQLLAYYAAVEKGFDPDKPRNLAKTVTVE, from the coding sequence TTGTGCGGAATAATCGGAGCCTGCCTCGGTAGCCAGGCGTGCAGGAACCTGGTGATCGGTGAGATAATTTTCAACGGCTTGCTAAGGCTTGAATACAGGGGTTATGATTCGGCAGGAGTGGCTGTTATCGCCGACGAACTCGTGGTCAGAAAAGGCAAGGGGAAGCTTATCGAGCTTAATGCAAGGCTTAACTTCAAGGAGCTACGTGGTTGCACGGGCATCGGGCACACCAGGTGGGCTACCCATGGAGTCCCTAATGATATAAACGCCCACCCTCATGTTGACTGTAGAAAAATGTTCGCCGTAGTGCACAACGGGGTTTTAGAGAATTTCACAGAGCTCAAACGAGTGTTGAAGAATGGGGGACACGTGTTTGCAAGCGATACTGATACCGAGGTTATCCCCCACCTCGTGGAAGAACACTATTATAAGACAGGCAATGTTTACGAATCCTTCAAGGAAGCCGTGAAAACGTTGAAGGGAAGTTACGCTATTCTCCTAGTAACGCCTCTCGAACCATTCAAGATTTTCTTTGCAAAGAAGGACAGCCCCTTGATAATCGGTCTCGGCGAGGGATTCAACCTCCTAGCCAGCGACATACCCGCAGTGCTCCCGCACACGCGTAGCGTAGTGGTGATAAGGGATTACTGGGTGGGTTTCATAACTCCTGACGAAGTGTTCGTTGAGGATCTGACATCAGGGAGACGAGTTGAGGTTAAAGACTATATTAGAACTGTGGAGTGGAGTCTCAGCGAGGCTGAGAAGTCTGGATATCCCCACTTCATGCTCAAAGAGATTTACGAACAACCTAGAGCCGTCATGGAAACCCTGTACGGTGCCTTGAATGATCAGCTGATACCTGAAGCCGTTAAATTGCTAATTGATGCTGGAAAAATCTACGTTACAGGGGCGGGCACTAGTTTTCACGCTGCTGAGCACTTCTCAATAACCGGGACAAAGCTTGCCGGTAAACCCATCATAAGTTTTATTTCAAGCGAGTACGACACATATCTCCCCGCTACGAGTGAGGGAGATGTTTTAATCGTAGTGAGCCAGAGCGGGGAGACTATGGATTCGTTAAAAGCCTTAAGGGCTTTCAAGAGGAGAGGCGCTAGGATAATCTCAGTAAGCAACGTGATAGATTCAGCGATTCCTCGGGAAAGCCATATAACACTCTACACGAGAGCGGGGCCCGAGATAGGCGTTGCCGCCACTAAGACTTTCACGACACAAACAACCCTCCTAACCTATCTCGCAGTAAGGCTCGGTGAAGCAGTTGGTCGACTAGATGTTGGCGAGGGGAAGGAAATACTTGGAAACATTGGCTCGGCGGGGAGCCTGGTTAAGGAGGCATTGGAGAGCGCGGAGAAGCTTGCTAAAAAATTAGCAACCGCAATATCACGCTCTAGTAGCGCATACTACTTGAGCAGGGGGGTTGGTGTCCCGGTTGCTAAGGAGGGTGCTTTAAAGATTAAGGAGGTGGCTTATGTCCACGCAGAATCCTACCCAGCGGGCGAGTCTAAGCATGGTCCAATAGCCCTGGTTGAAAATTCATTCCCAGTTGTCTTCGTAATCCCCAATGATTCCTACCTTGAAGCTTTACTGCTAGGGAATATTGAAGAGATGAAGGCTCGCGGAGCATACGTGGTTGGCGTGGGACCCGAGGGCTCGCGAACCATGGAGCTTTTAAACGAGTTCATACCCGTGCCGAAAGCGCACTGGGCTTTAACACCTGTAACTCACACAGTTCCTCTCCAGCTCCTAGCATACTACGCTGCCGTTGAGAAAGGGTTTGACCCTGATAAGCCGAGGAATCTTGCCAAAACCGTTACAGTAGAGTAG